GCGGCGACGTGCCTCGCGGGTCCACCGGTGGATCGTCGTGACGGGCACGCCGTTGCGCTCGGCCAGAAAGGTGGCGGGCGCACGGGCCTGACCGTGTCGCTTCGCGAAGGTGAAGACCTTGGCGAACTGTTGGTACCAGTCGTCCGTCCCGTCGGGACGACCGATTTCGTAGAAGGGCGGCACGTCGGTCGGAAGCAGGACGCTTGCACCCATCTCTGCGTTGACCAGAGACTCCGAGAACGGGAAGGCCCGTACGTCGGCTCCGCCGAGGTCAGTGCCGGTGAAGGTCAACCGGACCAGCCGCAGCCCGCCGCCGGGGTCCACTTCATATAGCGCTTCGACGTGTGCGCCGGTCGTGAGGAACTGCGACGACTCGACCGTCAGGGGGTTCTTTCGTCTAGCCACGTCCACGACGGTACCAGTTCCGCTGATCTAGTTGCACAGTTCTGCACGACTACGCGATCATGTGGACTACCCCTTCCGAGAGGAGGCCAACCCCATGGCCACACGCACCCTGGGCGGGCTGCCCGCCCTGCTGACGGTCGAACAGGTCGCCCAACAGCTGGGGATCAGTCGGGCACGCGTCTACCAACTCATCCGCCCGAACGACGACGGCACCGGTCCGCAGATTCCCAGCGTCACCGTCGGGAGACTGCGCAGAGTGGCCGCCGCGGACCTGATCGCGTACATCGACGGCCTGCGGGTCGAGACGACGTCCTGACGGCGGCCGACCATGACCACCGTTCGGTCGGACTGGCGCGTCGCCACCCTCCCGCCCGACTACCTGCGGCAGTTCAGCCGCCGGATGGTCCAGGACGCCGTCGCCGAAGCGACCGCCGCCTACTGGCGCCGTCGCACCGGCGCGTTCGAGCGCGCCCGCCCTGCCGCCGTGGACGTGTGAGGTTCACCCATGACCTGGTCCCGCTTGTCCGACACGTTCAACATGGACCCCCGCCTACTGGAATGCTCCCGTTCGGCCCGCCTACTGCACGTTGAAGCGCTGGTGTGGTGCAACCAGCAACTGACGGACGGCCGACTCCCGTACGGCGCCCTGAGCCGAATCACAGACGCCGACTCTCCCGACGCCGCGGTGGCCGAACTGACGGCCGTGGGCCTGTGGGAGCCCATCTCAGGGGCACCGGCCTGGCAGGTCGACTGGTCCGACCAGCTGGGGGCCGAGGAAGTCCTGGAGGCACGCGCCCGGAACGCCGAACGGCAGAAGCGGTTTCGAGACCGCCGACGACGCCACGAAGACGGGGACCACACCGCCTGTGACCCCACGAAGTGCCCCGCCCTTCTGCACAGGCGTAACGCGCTACGTAACCCGTCTGGTAACGCTGTTGGTAACGGCTCCCCGTCCCGTCCCGTCCCGTCCCCAACAGGGACAGGAACCCCGACGGCGCGGCCGGTTCCGGCCGCCGCGCCGACGCCGCGTGTACCGAGTGTGGCAAGTCGCGACGCGATTGTGAACGCGCACCACGAACCGCCGATGACGCAGGCCACGACTTCCGTCCGCGTGACCGCGAGCCGGTGGGCGTCGAACCCGCTCTGGACGCGCCCCTGGACAAATTCGACCGGTCGGCCGCCCGCCCGAGGACCGCTGAGGACAGGACAGGAAGCCCATGACCTCGCCCACCATGCCCCACCTACCGAGCTCACGAAGGTCTGCAACAGAGGCGGCCATGACCAAACCTCGCCCTACCGCGAACACCCACCACGAAGGAGACCGCACCATGACTGAAACCGACGCCGAGAAGTCTGGGCCGATCCCACCGCCCCCTCCAGCCCAAGAGGTCGAGACACGAACCCCAGAACACGTCGAAGAGGTACGGCTTTCGAGCCGCTGCGACTTCGAGCCGAACGACTGGGTAGAGGTCTCGGTCACAGTGCAGTTGGGGGACCGGCTCATCTCGTTATGGCCCCAGCGCGCCCTCGAACTTTCTGAGGTACTTCACAGGGTGGCCGCCGATGCGATCAGCGACATGAACGGCGCAGCCCCCTTCTTCCCGGCGGGTATCCGCTTCCCCCGCTACGCACACCGATCGCGACAGGAGTGACGACCATGAGTGACATCAGGACCTACTCGGACAGTCCCCCGCCGGAGGACTACGGCAACGGCGACACGTGGGCCGACGACGGCCCGTGGGAGGTGCCCGCCGACCTCCGGCCCTACTACGCCGAAGCGAACCCCAGTCGCATCGACACGGAGGCGTACCTCCAGAACGGCGTGGACGTCGTGGAGGAACTGACTGCCGAACGGACCCGGGTGATCGACCCCGGAGACGACCGCCGGGCGCCCACCGTGGTGGAGGAGCCGTACACCGTGAACGGCCTGGTCCACAAGCAGGGCGCCGACTACTACCCGACGTGGCTTCACACGAAGCGGGTCGACCTGGCCATACGCGCCAAGCAGGCCGCCGACCGACAAGCCGCAGTCAAGGCCGCGTGGCTGGTGTGCGACATGTGCGGAGCCAAGGCGCCCAACGTCCGGCCCCTCCACCTGCCGAA
The sequence above is drawn from the Nocardioides sp. zg-1228 genome and encodes:
- a CDS encoding helix-turn-helix domain-containing protein; amino-acid sequence: MATRTLGGLPALLTVEQVAQQLGISRARVYQLIRPNDDGTGPQIPSVTVGRLRRVAAADLIAYIDGLRVETTS